A section of the Mycobacterium sp. 3519A genome encodes:
- a CDS encoding Tex family protein, with product MAESSTVKSINARLAAELAVGEGQVAAAVRLLDEGATVPFIARYRKEATGSLDDGQLRQLDERLQYLRELDDRRAAVLASIGEQGKLTDELKAALLAADTKARVEDIYLPYKPKRRTKAQIAREAGLEPLADRLLADPNLLPEDAAADFVSADVADAAAALDGARHILAERAAEDAELVGAVREKFWSSGSLKTAPWSADTAKSEAAQKFRDYFEYAEALESMPSHRVLAVLRGEKEEALALTFDGGDDAEYQAMIARTLGIDMTANAAATPWLAATVDWAWRTKLMISARVDARIRLRQRAEEEAVAVFAKNLKDLLLAAPAGNRTTLGLDPGYRTGVKVAVVDGTGKVVDTCAIFPHQPQRQWDSAKAVLGALVARHGVELIAVGNGTASRETDALATELIADIRAAGGKAPAKAMVSEAGASVYSASAYAAHELPTLDVTLRGAVSIARRLQDPLAELVKIEPKSIGVGQYQHDVTPGTLARSLDAVVEDAVNAVGVDLNTASVPLLARVSGVSESLAEAIVAHRDQTGPFRNRKALLKVPRLGPKAFEQCAGFLRIRGGDDPIDASGVHPEAYPVVRRILDRSGVTLAELIGNERTLKSLRPADLADDRFGIPTVTDILAELEKPGRDPRPAFTTATFAAGVEKVADLKVGMVLEGVVTNVAAFGAFVDVGVHQDGLVHVSAMADRFVSDPHEVVRSGQVVRVKVLDVDVERQRIGLTLRLNDTPAPNRGKRPDPQRGKRPNPGRGKDSGRREPSQAQGSMAEALRKAGFGR from the coding sequence GTGGCTGAAAGCTCAACCGTGAAGTCGATAAATGCCCGTCTCGCTGCGGAATTGGCCGTCGGCGAAGGTCAGGTGGCCGCTGCTGTGCGGTTGCTCGACGAGGGTGCAACCGTCCCGTTCATCGCCAGGTACCGCAAGGAGGCGACCGGCAGTCTCGACGACGGCCAATTGCGCCAGCTCGACGAACGCCTGCAGTATCTGCGGGAACTCGACGACCGTCGGGCCGCGGTGCTGGCCTCCATCGGAGAACAGGGCAAACTCACCGACGAGTTGAAGGCCGCCCTGCTGGCCGCTGACACCAAGGCGCGCGTCGAGGACATCTACCTGCCCTACAAGCCGAAGCGGCGGACCAAAGCGCAGATCGCCCGCGAGGCCGGCCTCGAACCCCTCGCCGACCGGCTGTTGGCGGATCCGAATCTGCTGCCCGAGGACGCGGCCGCGGACTTCGTCAGCGCCGACGTGGCCGACGCCGCCGCGGCGTTGGACGGGGCGCGGCACATCCTCGCCGAGCGCGCCGCCGAAGACGCCGAACTCGTCGGCGCTGTCCGCGAGAAGTTCTGGTCGAGCGGTTCACTCAAGACGGCGCCCTGGTCTGCGGATACTGCGAAAAGCGAAGCGGCGCAGAAGTTCCGCGACTACTTCGAGTATGCCGAGGCGTTGGAGAGCATGCCGTCGCACCGGGTGCTCGCCGTGCTGCGCGGTGAGAAGGAAGAGGCGCTTGCGCTGACGTTCGACGGCGGTGACGACGCCGAATACCAGGCCATGATCGCGAGGACGCTCGGCATCGACATGACAGCCAACGCGGCCGCGACGCCGTGGCTGGCCGCGACCGTCGACTGGGCCTGGCGCACCAAGCTGATGATCTCTGCCAGGGTGGACGCCCGCATCCGGTTGCGGCAACGCGCCGAGGAGGAGGCGGTGGCGGTGTTCGCCAAGAACCTCAAGGACCTCCTGCTCGCGGCGCCCGCAGGCAACCGCACCACGCTGGGCCTCGACCCCGGCTACCGCACCGGCGTCAAGGTGGCCGTCGTCGACGGCACAGGCAAGGTCGTGGACACGTGCGCGATCTTCCCGCATCAGCCTCAGCGGCAATGGGATTCAGCGAAGGCGGTGCTGGGCGCGCTCGTCGCGCGGCACGGCGTCGAGTTGATCGCCGTCGGCAACGGCACGGCGTCACGCGAAACCGACGCGCTGGCCACCGAACTGATCGCCGACATCCGGGCCGCCGGCGGTAAGGCACCCGCGAAGGCGATGGTGAGCGAGGCGGGCGCCTCGGTGTATTCAGCGTCCGCCTACGCGGCGCACGAGTTGCCGACGCTCGACGTCACCCTGCGCGGCGCGGTGTCGATAGCGCGACGACTGCAGGATCCGCTGGCCGAGCTGGTGAAGATCGAGCCGAAGTCGATCGGTGTCGGCCAGTACCAGCACGACGTGACGCCCGGCACGCTGGCCCGCAGCCTGGACGCCGTCGTCGAGGACGCGGTGAACGCGGTGGGTGTCGACTTGAACACCGCGTCGGTCCCGTTGCTGGCCCGCGTCTCTGGCGTCTCGGAATCGTTGGCCGAGGCCATCGTCGCCCACCGCGACCAGACCGGGCCGTTCCGGAACCGGAAGGCCCTACTGAAGGTTCCTCGCCTCGGCCCGAAGGCATTCGAGCAGTGCGCAGGCTTCCTGCGGATCCGCGGCGGCGACGATCCCATCGACGCGTCCGGTGTGCATCCCGAGGCGTATCCCGTGGTCCGGCGCATCCTCGACCGCTCAGGCGTCACGCTCGCCGAACTGATCGGCAACGAGCGCACGTTGAAATCCCTTCGACCCGCCGACTTGGCCGACGACCGGTTCGGCATCCCGACGGTGACCGACATTCTCGCCGAACTCGAGAAGCCGGGACGCGATCCGCGGCCCGCGTTCACCACCGCCACTTTTGCCGCCGGTGTGGAGAAGGTGGCCGACCTCAAGGTCGGCATGGTGCTGGAAGGCGTGGTCACCAACGTCGCGGCGTTCGGCGCGTTCGTCGATGTCGGCGTCCATCAGGACGGTCTCGTGCACGTATCCGCGATGGCCGACCGGTTCGTGTCCGACCCGCACGAGGTGGTGCGCTCCGGACAGGTCGTGCGCGTCAAGGTGCTCGATGTCGACGTCGAGCGCCAGCGGATCGGGCTGACGCTTCGGCTCAACGACACCCCCGCGCCCAACCGGGGAAAGCGGCCCGATCCGCAGCGCGGCAAGCGGCCAAACCCCGGCCGTGGCAAGGACTCTGGGCGTCGTGAGCCCAGCCAAGCGCAAGGCTCGATGGCAGAGGCCCTGCGCAAGGCCGGCTTCGGCAGGTGA
- a CDS encoding dihydrofolate reductase family protein has protein sequence MVQLLRVQNFNVSSDGFGAGENQSLDHPFGDADPGSMFAWAGATASWPNRTDPGGSRGLDDYFTRDFANNIGAEIMGRNKFSPPRGPWRDHDWQGWWGDTPPFHTPVFVLTHYERPSFTLSDTTFHFVNADPATVLATARAAADGKDVRLGGGASTIREFLDAGLVDTLHVAVSEVEIGSGSRLWHSPDELDDEFHHDVVPSPSGVTHHLFWRR, from the coding sequence GTGGTGCAACTATTGAGAGTCCAGAACTTCAACGTGTCCAGCGACGGATTCGGGGCGGGGGAGAATCAGAGCCTGGATCACCCCTTCGGCGACGCCGACCCTGGCTCGATGTTTGCCTGGGCAGGTGCGACGGCGAGTTGGCCCAACCGTACCGACCCGGGCGGCAGCAGGGGTCTCGACGACTATTTCACGCGGGACTTCGCCAACAACATCGGTGCAGAAATCATGGGCCGCAACAAGTTCAGTCCCCCCCGCGGCCCGTGGCGCGACCACGACTGGCAGGGCTGGTGGGGTGACACCCCGCCGTTCCACACCCCGGTGTTCGTGCTGACGCATTACGAGCGGCCGTCGTTCACGTTGTCCGACACGACTTTTCACTTCGTCAACGCCGATCCGGCGACCGTACTCGCGACAGCCCGCGCGGCCGCCGACGGCAAGGACGTCCGCCTCGGCGGCGGCGCGAGCACCATCCGGGAGTTCCTGGACGCCGGCCTTGTCGACACGCTGCATGTGGCGGTGTCAGAGGTGGAGATCGGGTCGGGCTCGCGGTTGTGGCACTCACCGGACGAACTCGACGATGAATTCCACCATGACGTCGTGCCCAGCCCGAGC